The following proteins come from a genomic window of Leishmania donovani BPK282A1 complete genome, chromosome 4:
- a CDS encoding chaperone protein DNAj, putative, which translates to MKASPCRLAASRPPAAARLYRAYGPVHLLPRTTAMRRLAAASVMMATAGSLGETLLSSAAVSAGGAAHSATGGSTALLQHRRWQSGGGSKKDLYSVLGVARNATPEQIKSAYKKRAKALHPDVNPSPTAAEDFAEAKQAYETLSDPQKRSLYDMTGNASAAGGFGGPGGTGGGFNPFGAGGNPFAAGGNPFANMGGANQPGGGQGGFSFNDFEEIFQKMSNSGKDKTRKPQGPEPGADIHYKLVLSFLDAVNGCQKEISYNTMRRCGACTGSGCQDTGSRTKCPHCGGRGKKVMSTGFFHMQQDCTHCGGTGELGRTTCTQCSGKGIVKDRSVQTLPVPKGVDNKERLKVTGKGEAGVRNGPPGNLYIEISVEDDPVFHREGSDIHVITPITLSTAVLGGTARVPTLTGEVETRVPVGTQQGDKLVLRGRGVHRPNHNKTGDFYIHFAVMLPKELTEEQKKAIADFSKDERPLHLNDAQLQELKGRYRSWFAT; encoded by the coding sequence ATGAAGGCCTCCCCTTGCCGGCTGGCcgcctctcgccctcccgcagcggcgcgcctctACCGCGCCTATGGTCCCGtgcacctgctgccgcgcactACGGCTATGCggcggctggcggcggcgtccgtAATGATGGCAACCGCTGGCTCGCTTGGCGAGACGCTGCTGTCGTCTGCCGCCGTTTCGGCCGGAGGCGCCGCGCACTCGGCGACGGGCGgctcgacggcgctgctgcagcaccgtcgctggcAGTCCGGCGGAGGCTCGAAGAAGGACCTATACTCGGTGCTAGGCGTGGCGCGAAACGCAACACCGGAGCAGATCAAGTCCGCCTACAAGAAGCGCGCCAAGGCGCTGCACCCCGATGTGAACCCAagccccaccgccgctgaggactttgcggaggcgaagcaggCCTACGAGACCCTCTCCGATCCGCAGAAACGCAGCTTGTACGACATGACTGgcaacgccagcgccgccggcggcttCGGTGGGCCCGGCGGGACGGGCGGCGGCTTTAACCCcttcggcgccggcggcaatCCGTTCGCGGCGGGTGGTAACCCGTTCGCGAACATGGGCGGTGCTAACCagcccggcggcggccaggGCGGCTTCTCCTTCAACGACTTCGAGGAGATCTTCCAGAAGATgagcaacagcggcaagGACAAGACCCGCAAGCCGCAAGGACCGGAGCCTGGCGCGGACATCCATTACAAGCTCGTGCTCAGCTTCCTCGACGCCGTCAACGGGTGCCAGAAGGAAATCAGCTACAACACGATGCGCCGGTGCGGGGcgtgcaccggcagcggctgccagGACACCGGGTCGCGCACGAAATGCCCGCACTGCGGCGGTCGCGGCAAGAAGGTGATGTCCACCGGCTTCTTCCACATGCAGCAGGACTGCACCCACTGCGGTGGCACAGGCGAGCTTGGTCGAACGACGTGCACGCAGTGTAGCGGTAAGGGCATCGTAAAGGACCGCAGCGTGCAGACGCTACCGGTGCCGAAAGGTGTGGACAACAAGGAGCGGTTGAAGGTGACAGGCAAGGGCGAGGCTGGTGTGCGCAACGGCCCGCCTGGAAACCTCTACATTGAAATCTCCGTCGAGGACGACCCTGTCTTCCACCGCGAGGGCAGCGACATCCACGTTATCACCCCCATCACGCTCTCCACCGCGGTGCTCGGTGGCACGGCGCGGGTGCCGACCCTCACAGGCGAGGTCGAGACTCGGGTTCCTGTCGGCACGCAGCAGGGCGACAAGctcgtgctgcgcggccgcggcgtgcACCGGCCGAATCACAACAAGACGGGCGACTTCTACATCCACTTTGCCGTCATGCTGCCGAAGGAGCTcacggaggagcagaagAAGGCCATCGCCGACTTTTCCAAGGATGAAAGGCCGCTCCACCTCAACGACGcccagctgcaggagctcaAGGGGCGCTACCGTTCTTGGTTCGCGACGTAG
- a CDS encoding 60S ribosomal protein L10, putative — protein sequence MARRPSRCYRFCKNKPYPKSRFCRGVPDPKI from the coding sequence ATGGCCCGCCGTCCGTCCCGCTGCTACCGGTTCTGCAAGAACAAGCCGTACCCGAAGTCGCGCTTCTGCCGTGGTGTGCCGGATCCGAAGATC
- a CDS encoding adenylate kinase, putative: protein MSGETQQQQPQGMTPLKVFFILGGPGSGKGTNCARLVEDFGYTHFSAGELLREAARSGTGNLAKIGDIIRSGNIVPSEITVELLRQAIADHPNSVGYVIDGFPRKEDQARMFEEGIAKPTGILYYDCSEATMEERLLSRGANSGEKRDDDAAETIRHRFRVNVQECMPVVEAYKANGRCHVIDANRDRDTVYADTKKVFLEMGEKPLKA, encoded by the coding sequence ATGTCGGGCGAgactcagcagcagcagccgcaaggCATGACACCCCTGAAGGTGTTCTTCATCCTTGGCGGGCCCGGCTCTGGCAAGGGCACGAACTGTGCGCGGCTTGTGGAGGACTTTGGCTACACCCATttcagcgccggcgagctgctgcgcgaggcggcgcgctctGGCACAGGCAATCTGGCCAAGATCGGCGATATCATCCGCTCTGGAAACATTGTGCCGAGCGAGATCACGGTAGAGCTCCTTCGGCAGGCCATCGCCGATCACCCGAACTCCGTCGGCTACGTGATTGACGGCTTCCCGCGCAAGGAGGACCAGGCGCGCATGTTTGAGGAGGGCATCGCCAAGCCCACCGGCATCCTCTACTACGACTGCAGCGAGGCCACCATGGAGGAACGCCTGCTCTCTCGCGGCGCCAACAGCGGCGAGaagcgcgacgacgacgctgcagaGACGATTCGGCACCGCTTCCGCGTCAACGTGCAGGAGTGCATGCCGGTCGTGGAGGCCTATAAGGCGAATGGCCGCTGCCACGTCATTGACGCGAACCGCGACCGCGACACCGTCTACGCCGACACGAAAAAGGTATTCCTCGAGATGGGCGAGAAACCTTTGAAGGCATAG